One part of the Pogona vitticeps strain Pit_001003342236 chromosome W, PviZW2.1, whole genome shotgun sequence genome encodes these proteins:
- the LOC144585025 gene encoding jupiter microtubule associated homolog 1-like codes for MTTTTTFKGMDPSGRSSSRVLRPPGGGSNFNLGFDLPKEQQGGRRSKMASSIFGTPEENPPSWARSTAKSSDISENPEELGSDRINSSDANSGDCVDPKSGEGEAPENTEVEIEAASGLSEEKPLPAAPVPSPVASAPAPSRRNPPGGKSSLVLG; via the coding sequence ATGACAACCACAACCACATTTAAGGGGATGGACCCCAGCGGACGTAGCAGCTCTAGGGTTCTTCGTCCGCCAGGTGGTGGTTCCAATTTCAACCTTGGATTTGATTTGccaaaagaacagcaaggaggaagaaggagcaaGATGGCATCCAGTATCTTTGGGACCCCAGAAGAGAATCCACCCTCCTGGGCTAGATCAACAGCCAAGTCCAGTGATATCAGTGAAAATCCTGAAGAACTTGGCTCAGACAGGATAAATTCTTCTGATGCAAATTCTGGTGATTGTGTAGATCCAAAGAGCGGGGAAGGCGAGGCTCCTGAAAACACAGAAGTTGAAATAGAAGCTGCTTCAGGCCTGAGTGAAGAAAAGCCCCTGCCGGCTGCACCAGTGCCTAGCCCAGTAGCCTCAGCACCAGCACCATCTAGGAGAAATCCACCTGGCGGAAAATCCAGCCTAGTCCTCGGTTAA